The Xylocopa sonorina isolate GNS202 chromosome 5, iyXylSono1_principal, whole genome shotgun sequence genome segment GATTATCGAAATGGACGAGTGAAACGCAGAAATTATCTCGATAATTACGCGCCGAAATTAATTTGTATATTTAGGTATATAATCTAAGAACTTAACACGTGTTTAATAAAGTACTGTAATAAGTTATTAAAATAGAATAATCCAATAATTACAATTCCATTCCCTTCCTGTTCTATGCCGTCTATCGCCATTCGAATAATTGCGAAATGAACTCCCGGTAACAACTAGCGGATCGCCGTTGATGGGTTGACATAAATGACGATCAAGTAACCGTATAAACGGCGAACGAAATGCAACGTTTCGGCTGTTTCCGAGGTTGCAATGCATTCGTGTGTTGGCAGTTCTAATCAATGCTTTCGAGACCTTTGGCACGATTTCAACGCAGGAGTCGATCTGCGAATCCGAGAAGAGAACAAGAGCGTCACGCGGCGCAGATTCGTTTCAGCAAGGAACAGAAACACGTCGGAACAGATAGCAAGTTGCAGATTTCCCATCATGTAAGTACGCAAAACGATACGACAATGGCCACTGGTGGCTGTGTCAGCGAGTCTGGTGTTCGAAAGTTCTAAACAACCGGGTTTACGTCGGTACCTTCGTAACATTTCAGAAAGCGAACGATCGTTCGTCGAATGCGTGGAAAACGATTCGAtcgggggggagggggggggggggggataagCCCTGGCTAGCTGTTCTCGAACCGAATGTCGTTCACGATTCTCGCAAAGAACGCGCGTCTAACTACAATAGTAGGCacgccgcgcgcgcgcgctctctaGTGTCTTCCCGTACGCGAATGCAACGAATGCCGCGATTTACAATGCCGACACTAATAATACGAAGAAAGGTGGAAAAGGCTAGTAACGAGGAATGGATCACCGTGCCGTGTCAGGTGGCAGTAGGTCGAGCGTCTATTAGGTCGCTAGGTCGCCACAATGTGGGCGACAATAAACGGTTCAGGAAGGGGTCAGCTGCTGCACGTCACCACGCTGGATCCGCAATGCGGCGCTGTCGCGAACACTGTTACCGTCACATTTTCCATCTATCGGCAGATTCCTTGCATACAGTTGCCGACAACAACAGCAATACTGTTGCACCAGTAGCAGATTGCGGTAACAGGAGCAGCAGTAACAGTAATTATGTATCATACTCGATGTAAAGTACTCTAGAAAGATTTCTATCATCCAACGGATTAGATTTGGTTCGAATTTCCTCTCGTCTCGAGAGAAGAACCTGTAACGGGGAACACGGGAAGGCAGAGTAGAGGAGGGTTGGTCGTTTGTTGGAAATTAATTATGAAAAGATTAGAtggtaaataaaataaaatagtcgATTCGGGATTTAAACGGTAAGACGGTCGTCGGACATCGGGTATGAACGAACAATTCCAGGAGAGGCTCGATGCGGCAAATGCGGCGAATGCGCTGAATGCGTTGAATGCGACATAGCTAACGTCATGCGCTCTGAAAACCACCGCAACCCCCTGACGAAAGAACGATAGTAGGGGATACGGTAGCGGCGCGATGTCGGTGGTGAGaacgcgagcgtcgaatgcgcacGCGCGACCCACAACTACGTACATAGATGCTCGTAGAGGAACGAAGCGCAAACGCAGCCACGCACGCTCCTAGCTTGCGCCGAAAAGGAGGGAGTCGCAGTGTGTCCAAGTTGTGCAGTGTTGCTTACCACGTAGGGGGTATAACACTCGCCGACTATACAATAGGATTCGAACATTTTCACAATCTTTTCGTTCCACGTTTCGGTGTTTTTCATTTCTCAACGTTTCTTCTCTCTTTGCTGTTCTTCACCGAATCAATCTCAAAATCGAACCAAATCTACGACTCAAGATCGATTATTCTCTCTCTAATGGAGTAAATTTCGGTACCGTACACTgcgagaaatgtcatgtatttcaAACCGAACGGCAATGAAAACGAGGATAGTGTCGAGATAATTCGCCCCGATTGTTTCACCTATACGTGGTAGAGAACGCGGAGATCGATTTAAAATTGCGTTGCGCGATTAACAAGTACAACTGCGATTAAAATTTCAATCCATTTAGTAAACGTAAACCAAAGTTACAGACATCGGTCGGAAACAATGAACAAAACAAGAACCACTGGAGCCTATTAtccaattaatgttatatatcaATTCAACTCACCAAGTTACCAGTTGGACCAGTGAATTGTACGCGAAAAGTGGCTTTTCAGAGACTCACGGTTTGTTACTATCGTTTCGGAGTTAACAATCTTATCGCGCTCTGCCTTCATTCCGCCAGCACAATCGTACCACATATCGATACTCATATCGACTACCGTTCGTTTTTACGTAACCACGACtacgacgactacgacgacgacgacgacgacgacgacgacgacgacgacgacgacgacgacgacgacgacgcctaCGTGTAACTTgtacagaaaagaaaagaaaaaaaaagaaaagacatTTCCATTCATAATGTTCGAACGTTGTGATCGAACCAGCTAAAGAACGTTCTACAAAACGTCCCGATATCACGTAATCGACCCTGATGTCCCTTACCAATGTGTACGTGTATGTGTATGCGTGTGCGTACGTGTGCGCGTGACTGTTTGGTGCCTAAATCCTacgttgaaatgaaaaaaaactaGTGCCTATACAACGTACATATATCGTGCGCAATAATTGCATAAATCAAATGCTGTGACCCGAAAGAACCGACCCGACGACTCGTCGAATCGCATCGTCTCGCGTTGCGAATCCAGTGATACCAGTGATAATCGAGGGAGATTCGATATACGTATTCCATTTCATATCCTCTTGTTACAGTTGTTATATATTTAATTCTCTCTaacgtaaataaatattttctaatTACGATATAAATAATatcggtcgatcgatcgatcgatcaccGGAAAGTGTATAAAACAATGTGAATTGAATCGATTCATCGAGGAACAGAGAGACGTTGAAttgaggaaagaaaaaaaatcacGCTCTACGGAAATGGATGGTATAACTTCCCTTGGGTTCGCTCTCACTTTGTTTATTTGATCCGAGCTGAATCCTTTCGCTATCGCGTAGTTTCGAAATTTCGCTTTTTTTAGAAGACATTCCAGTTTTTGTTGTACATACACCGAACATACACAACAGCAATGTCACGTTTAATGTTGTGCAACCTCGGTAATACGTCCACGGCAGGAAATGATACAAATAACAATGCGAATACGAACAGTAGCATGGAGGACGATGACTACTATCCGCTGCCTACAATTTATCGGTAAGTAAACTGTCCGTCCGTAAGGTACCGTTTGTTTTCTTATGCCCTCTGTGCCTCTCATCATTTCACGTTCGGAACACGTCCGGAAACTCGTTCGCGATGCGACAAGAGAATTGTTATCGCACCAGCTAGCATGGAACCTGAATATTTTAATCGTAATCGTAAATACCATCATCCCTTGGTGaaaataatttacaatttatctcATCATGGGACCCTGAACCCCCTAATCTTTTACAATATCACGTTGCTTGTTTCTCCTCTCCTTTCGTTGCTTCGCATCTGTGTACCCGCATATGTACGCGAATACTGCAATGTGTACGATTTTTTTCTACGACTGATATTGACTATCACCTATATCATTTACAGATTACCCTCTGAAACTCTCCACCAGAATACACATTACCCTCTGCCACTTTGTTGTAGAACAATATATCACGTGTCATTTAAGAAACAGTAGGCGTAAGTAGCCGTACCAGAACATCTTTTCAATATTGAAAACGAAATATCTCCGAaatcaatggttttctaatatatgtgtgtgtgtgtgtgtgtgtgtgtgtgtgtgttcgcgcgcgcgcgcgcgcgcgagtgcgtttatgtgtatgtatgtatgtaatttATTTGTAACAAAGGTCGAGTAACGTCGATTATTGCATTGGAAAATTTACGATTCCATTTTAAACGATTACTCGCGCTAGGGAATCGATTTTTAATGACCAAGCTGTGACTTTTTTCTCGACCTAAAACAGCGAAACTTGACACAAAATGACACGACACAAATGTTTAGTTGCAAATATTTACGTTGTCGTATCGAGCTTTCGATCGATCATGCCCTATTAATACTCTGTGTACTTTATACGCGCAGCTGCCGTGCACCTATAGCGAGTCTGGATTGCATGGAAGAATTcaacggcggcggtggcggcggcggtggcggtggcggtggcggcggcggtggcggtggcgtgGACTCTGGTGTACACTGCAGTAATACCGCTGGAACGAAGGAACAGCTACTGACTAACTGCATTGCCGCTCAAGCACAACGCTTGCAGCACCCTTCGCCAGGTATTCGCTACCGCAACTTGGGCAAAAGCGGTCTACGTGTTTCCAATGTTGGATTAGGTACGCTGGATGTTCTCCCCCACTTTCATAGAAATGAACAAAATCGCGGTTACCCATTCATTTTATTTTACTTCAGTGTATGCTTTATTTATATCTATCCTTTTTCGAGTAGTTGTGCCAGTAGTCTGCCGCATATTTTCTATACTTTCGTCTGCGACACACGCAACTATTTCTCTTCCTTTCTCCTTCCCACTTCTATCTGTACCTGTTCTATCGTTCttatacttatcgatgcaacttTAAATATCTACCAGAGTTGGCATGCAAGCTTTTAACTCACGCTTACACGACATTAGCCAACACGTTTTATACGATAGACAACAATTTCTAATCGAGCAGCGAATAAACAAAAGCCATTGCAACGCGTGTTTAGTGGTCATATTCGTTGTTGTTGCTATTATGGCTGTTATTTGTTGTCGTTGCTGTTACAAAGTCAAGTATAGAAACCAATACAAACCATTAAGCCACCAAAGGCTTAATTTCACCACGAACTTGCAACAAGTTGCAGTAATACTGCATTGACATAAGTGGGTAAAGATTTATCGGGTGGTAAATAGTTGCGTTTAAAACGAAAGAAACAAGAGAGGTTTAACGATTACGTATGTATTCGTTGTTGTAGGTAAGTATGCTCGTATATTTTGCGGTGGATTGATTTCAGGATTGATCTTGATCGCTTTCGTTAACTCTTTCGTTGCTTTTTCAAAGTACGAAATTTCTAGATTCAAAAACGTTTCACCCGGACGTAAGAATTGCGGATATTTCGTTAATGTGTTTGTATAAACGCATAAAACCCTCACTCTCAGTCGCTCGCGACTCGTTCCTTTGCTCCCTCCGTTAACGAATTTTATCGAATGACCTTGCATTGTAGGTAGCTGAAGCCGTCTAACACTGCCGGCAAGAAATGTACAGTGCATACTGGTTAAAAAAGAATAGCAAGAATGACCTCGAGGTCCCTGAAGGTACTCCTATTCTTACAGAAAAATAATCATTTGCAGGCTATGGCGTCTCCGATAGCATacaaaatttcgaatgtttttcTATCTCTAGAAATTTAATAGGTAAGGTCCGTACACAAgtatatatataacatatatgtcGGCGATAAGAACGGTAGGTGATAGAGGGACAAGCCCAGCATCCGTTCGCGATCGATATCGATGAAAACTAATTAATTCCCATCCGATTGTTTAGCCGATGAAGCAGCAGACATGGTGCGTAGCAACGAGTTAATGAAATTTTTCGTTCTACGCGTTCTAGGTACATGGACTACTTTTGGCATCGGCGGCTGCGGTAACGAGGAAACAGCCGAAGCTGTAGTCGCGCTAGCCTACGACAGTGGCATAAACGTTTTCGACTTGAGCGAAGCTCACAGCGGTCACAGAGCGGAAATACAGTTTGGCCGAATTTTATTACGTCGTGCTTGGAATCGTTCGAGTTACGTTGTTACAACCAAGATATATTGGAATACCAAGTGAGTATCACGCATGGTCATATGGCCGAGTAAAACATTTATACGAAAAAGAACGCCCAATCCGATATACGTAAATAAATGCGAACGAACGCTTGAATAGTTCCATGTTGTTAAATCGCCAAACGCGGCGCGATCGATAATGCGCAAATCGAATGTGTATCCAGGTACTCATGAAAGTTAATCGCAGGGCAGATGGTCGTGGACTGTCACGTAAACACATTATCGAATCGGTGCAAGCCTCCTTAGTCAGGTTACAACTATCGTACATTGACATTGTGATGATTCATAAAGTAGATCCAATGTGTCCTATGGAAGGTACGTTCTCCGTTTACAATAAATACCACGTTATATGCTTTCGATTGTATACGTAATATATCATAATTTCGGTGTGTAGTTTCTACCACGTTTCTATCAACGTTTCgttctagaaatagtacgtgCTATGAACTACGTGATAAGCAAAGGGTGGGTAATGTACTGGGGGACATCACGTTGGACCCCCGTTGAAATAATGGAAGCTTACACGAACTGCCGACAATTTAACTGCGTAACACCGATCGTAGAACAAGCCGAGTATCATCTATTTTATAGGGAAAAACCAGAGCTTTACATGCCGGAACTGTACAATAAAATCGGTAATTAATATCCTCGGATCACACTCTATCCAGTTACCAACGCTGTTCGCGAGTTCTATTCGTTAGTTGCGTACGTTTGCGAAATAAAATTTACTTTGTCGCTGCTTACCATAGGTGTTGGTCTAATGGCGTGGTCCACGGTCACGATCGGTATGGTTTCCTCGAAACCAGAAGACTACGGAGTCTCATTTTTATCGAGATCCTCCTACAAGGTAACAGAACATTTCTTTGTAGAAGAATTGGCAatttcgcgatatcgtaatGTCGCACAACGGCAACGCGGCGGGAGGTAGGAAGACGACTCTTATCACCGCCGACTAACAGCCGCAACGTTTACAATTTCAGAATAAATATTCATCGTTCAGTTGGACAGAAGACGAAACGCAATCCCTATACAAAGAAGTACGTAGTAACCGTAAAGTAGCGCAACAAATTTTCTGCTATATCTATACGCGCAGGTATACGTAATGTTGTTTCAGCAGGAATACGGGTGGAAAGAAAAATCGGGCGACGACGAAACACGAAAATATTCAGACAAACTACGAGACGTTTGCGCGCTAGCCGAACGACTCGGTTGCTCTTTCGGACAGTTGGCTATCGCCTGGTCTTTAAAGAACGAAAGTGTCCAGTGCCTTCTCCTCGGTGCGTCGAACATAGATCAGCTATACGAGAGTCTTCAAAGCTTACAGGTATCGTAATCTTTTCAGCTTGGCTAATTGGCTAGTTTAATTCTATTTTGAACGCTTCACCTAGCTTTCGTGCCTTTAGCTAATACCAAAACTGAACGCCAACATAATGAACGAAATCGAGAGGATTCTTGATAACAAGCCGTCGCGGCCGCCGATGATTTCGACACTGGCGCTCAGATGACAATCAATTTGCCCCCACGGAAGTGGTGGGGGCTCCCTAGAGGATGGAGGTAGCCCGAAAAGCGAGGGTGCCAACAGCCAAGATCAAGAGCAGACCAAAGAGCTAACCGGCAAACTACCATTTTGCGAGATACAATGAGAAAGCACGTCGGCGCGTTCCCCTACATTTTTTGTGCGCACTTGCTCGACTTTGCTCCGGTCGATCGACCAGATCGATCGACACGGTTCATTCAACTCGTCCCACGAGGTAAACGAAATCGATCTAACCGGAATCTAGCCCAATCGAGAACATTGCCATTTGCGCGTCTCGTCCGCCGCGTATTATTTATCCGTACACGCGTGAACGAATCGACGGTAATACTTTCGTTGTTGGTCACTACGGTTACGATTCCTGTTACGATTGCGATTGCGATTGCGATTGCGATTGCGATTACGATTGCGATCGTGATCGCGATCGCGATTACGTTCATTAGTCAACGACAGATGTTCGCGGGTAAATTCCATACCCAAATTTCACATCTTTAACGCAACTACATAAAATATTATCATTTTCGGTCTCAACTTTATGAAAGTTGCTTTTCTTTTATGAACTTTTCGTTCCGAAGGAAAGAGACCCAATTCAGATTTTCACCGTTTTTCAGGTGTTCATCTCAAAACTGGTTAGCACGAGATATATCACGTCTTTCTATTACAACTGTGTAAAATAGTATTATTATTGCATCTAGCTACTTATTTCAGCGTCTATGGATACGTTGTGCCGTTTTATCGTTCCACGaagaacacacacacacacacgcatataTGATGTAGACACAGGGGAAAGAAGTTTGAGGGGAAGCGATGGCCGAACACGAGACTGCCTTTCAAGGCAGTGAAACGCGTATTAATGTTCCCACGATGCAATTCATGTATCATGGTTCTCTTCTTAAACACTCGAACGCGAAGCGCATCGTCTCCTCTTTGCTCTTTATCCAGTCGTGACTTTCTCATTCAACTTGCATACCTAGATGGTAAAACAAACTCTTGCCATGCCGTTCGTTGTCAAAGATGGACAGCTAGCTCGAGTCAGCTAACTAGCCATTTTACCAGCTAACTAGCTCACCGAGCAACTACGTTCTTATATAGGATTGATAAGCGACGTAGGCGGGTACATATTTATGAGTAGGTAGGTGTGCGTAGTTGGGGTAAGTAGTTAGACAAACGTGTACATAAGCAGGTAGTGATGTGAGAAGACGAACGGCGGTAAGCGAAAAAGAAGTTGCTCGATCGTATGTGAGGAACGGAAACGATGAGAAAAGAAAGATTCCGTTCGTCGATACCGTAGCAGATCGCGGTACAAGGACGTTTCCGCTCTACGCTTATCTCGTTAGATTCGTTGAACTATCCGCTATCTCGCGTGTACGTTAGaaagaaaaagcaaaaaaaaaaaacaaaaacaaaaacgGTTTCTCTTTCACTCGATTCTTCGAATCGAAACACCGTCCTCGCGACGCTGCGTGACGCCACCCGTGGTCACGACGCGTACAACTACTAAGTAACGTACTTGCATACGTAcaataaagttgaaaattaTTGAATACAAACGTACATAATTGTATTATTAAACGAAGGAAACACGAATACGTGCTACAGCAATGGAAGATGAGGAAAACGGCGAATAATGAAAGGGCGCACTTTACCGATCGACTTGAGATTTTAAACGCACGGCTAATGGAACGCTGCCTATACAGACGTTACTCTCGATTAACCGACTTTACCAGTAGCGGTAGCGGGCCACGTCCGAGTTCGATTATCCTTTATCATCGATCGAAAAATGGACTGCACCACTCGAAAATTTGCAAAATATAGAGTACAAGTCAATTTGTCAGAGAATTCCGGACGAGGGTGACGATGGTTGGGAACACGTTTTACTCAACTAAAGCCGTTCGTATTTTTTATATCGCTATCCTCGAGCCGCCACTTTTACCACTCGATTCTCTCCCCAAGCCGATTGATTGCATCGGGATAACGTCCGTACGTGGACAGCGTTCCGTTTCTGCAAACGGTCTCCTACAGAAAAATTCTTTTAAACCATCGTCCGTCTAAAATTTCAAGCCAATCGGCGACACGGGCCTGTTCGGAAATGTGGTCgaatgaaaaaagaaagaatcagAGACAAATATAAAGATAAACAGGAACTGGGAAGGATCGTACGCAATGGAACGATGAAGAATTATTATGCACATACACACGTAACTAACTGACATGCGTTTTATGATCATTCGGTTGGCATTCGACGGACTCTTGTAATCCCCCCCATACAATGTTCGCCGGACGATATAACAACGCAGCAAATTCGTCGGTAGGATCGACTCGATTTAACTACTTAGCTACGCGACTACAATTACATATGTATCGTACATGTGCCGACGATAAACGATCAAGATCGTGTGCCGATCGTAATGCCCCCGCTACGCTTTTGCCGATTTTTCACGCAGATTGCCGAACTAGGTACATACAATATATTTTCCACGAAAATTTTTATCGAAATGTTACATACTTCTAATAATAACTTGGTCACACGCGCGACCGTCCGTGTATACATACATAGATACATACACGCGTACATACATATTTGATTTGCCCCGATCTGAAAAAAGGCGGAAATTAATGcaaaatacaaattacaatgtaTGCGATTTTTTGCTGAAAAAAATCGAACAAACTCGAAAAACTCGGGTCGATCGGAAAAAATCAAACTGCCAAAACGTCGAGCGTTTTGTCGAAATGCATTGAACGTCGAACCACGACGCAAACGACAATGTTAAGATATGCGAAATGCCTCAACTGTGTTCCGCCCGAACAATCTCCGGTAATCGGTAATAATCGATATCCGATGCGCGCGCGTAAATGATTTGGGAAAAAGGGACGAAGCTCGGTGAAAAAAGGGGTCGGGGAACAGGAACGGGACATCGGACGACGGATATACGCGATTAATCAGAAATTCCTGTTCTATTTGTGTCGGATCGTTCATTGGGTGATCAACCGACACATCAACCGATcgtaaatttttaatttagttcttcttattcttcttccTTGTCTTTTCTGTCACCTTAAATTTACGCGACGCGAAAGTAAAAGCATACGCACGCGAACCAATTATGATACCTATGTACATTACGTTACACTTTTTCCATATATAAAGCCAGGTGAGAAATGTGTACAAGGAGAGAAACGATTCTATCGATTCTAAACGTACACCATTTCCTCGTCCGTCGTTACTCTATGTATGTATTTATGTAGTTGATCGCGTCGATTATCTTATCAAATCGAACGCGTAGATACATACATACGGGTTACTTGCCTATCTTCGTTCACGTTGCTACCTAAAATGAGTTTATTAATCGTATTTCATACGTGTTAATCACAACAAAAGATCGATAGAATTGATTACAATCTATCCTCCACGATGAGGTCTGTAAATAGATTTTAGAAAGATACGCGTATTAAACTGACACCGTTTATTCAGCTTATTCCACGAAACCTGTACGTATGTATCTACCTCTGTATGCACTTTTTTGTGTTGTTTCTACATTTTCTATTCATTCTATTCGTTTACGGTATCAAAAAATTAGCATTATTCGAATGTGAAAATAAAAACGTTTACAGCGAGCATGTTTCGTCCGCGAATTCAAGGTAGTACGTGCATCATAAAGTTTTAATTACATATACcttatatacttatatatataaaatatagaaaatttTTCTTTCGGCACGCTACACGATATAGATCCTGAATAGTTGCGCGCAATTTCGCGAATCGGTTACGAGAGTACAATTCCTTAAGCACGAAACAAGATACATTATTCGCAATCGACTGAACGTCGGTCGAGTTTCGGCGGTGCGCTTTGTCGCCTTACGACAAGGGGAGCTAGCGAAACCGAATCGACCAGGCACAGCTGAGACGAATAAAGGCACGCGGTGCATCGGTCAGGCGACGCAACACAATCTCTAACGTAAAAATCGGTTGCAGCAATGTTACAATCACCGACGAGCAagtataacatataatgttaatAAAACTTTTGTTACCGATTCGTATCGAAGGCACTTTCAATCTAACGGTCTTAATTGCATTACAACTTACATTTAGATCCCGTACCCATCGCAGCTACTATAATATTCAGGATCTACTTTACGAAGTCGAACACCCAAAGATCGTAGGATCCAAAATTCTGCACGAGTTGGATTATTATATTCCGTTCTGGCCTTTCGATTCAGCCTCTTCTTCTTACCGACTTCCACCTTTTCCCGCGAGTAAAATCGATATGGAAAAGTCGGCGTTTCATCGAATAACAAACACAGCTATATAACGTTCCGAAAAATGTAACGTGAAAAATGTAACCTTCTAAACGCCATCTAATAGAACAAGATTTTCAACGTCTTTCGAAAACTTATACCAACATTGTAAGCAATGTATCGTAAGTAAGTATACTTAGGAAACTATTTTGAAagaattattatataaataaaaaggaataaaattttaaaaaaatttacagAATGGAAATGTTTCTCTTCACTCTACGCATTGTCATTCACGTTCTCGTATCAATTAATCGTACCTAATAATGACTATTGTTGGATggcataaaataaataattatcattgcgcaTCGATGGAGGGAAAGGCAACGTAAATAAAGTAAAGTAATAATTGCGGTAAAATATCAAATTTGTCTAGCAACTCGATTTTATTCGTGAATCAATGACGGCGATATTACAGAGATCGATTACCGTGGATGAACAGATCGCATCGGCGAAATGAATGAATCGCGATCAGTGATCGCACATCGGAAAATGTACAAAAAAGAAGGCGTTCAATTCTACGAGACACGCGAATACTACAAATATCGCGTACAATAACAAGCATATCAGTCCTACTTTCTTGTTCAACTTGAAACCGAAAAACGCTATAACTCCGTAAAGGACCGCTATACAGGCGACTATCGAAAGTACActgtacgatagagcatttgaGACGATCAGTACGTCCTTTCCCGTCATTAGACACTTTATCGTCCACGGTAAACCCAAGCAGAGTAAAATGTCGAGAATATTTGCACCTAATGTGTTACTCATCGCCATGTTTCCGTCTCCTGTTGTGCACACGCGCAAGATGAACGATCAAAATCGAGAATAATAGAACGAAAAAGCAAAGTTGTTTACCGTCTCGCTTACCTTGTTTCGCTAAAATAACAATAGAAGCGACTTCTGGCATATTCCCACCAGCCGCTAAAAATGTAAGGCCCATGATGGAATCCGGAATTCCTACGGTGTCAC includes the following:
- the Hk gene encoding potassium voltage-gated channel subfamily A regulatory beta subunit hyperkinetic isoform X2 → MSRLMLCNLGNTSTAGNDTNNNANTNSSMEDDDYYPLPTIYRCRAPIASLDCMEEFNGGGGGGGGGGGGGGGGGGVDSGVHCSNTAGTKEQLLTNCIAAQAQRLQHPSPGIRYRNLGKSGLRVSNVGLGTWTTFGIGGCGNEETAEAVVALAYDSGINVFDLSEAHSGHRAEIQFGRILLRRAWNRSSYVVTTKIYWNTKADGRGLSRKHIIESVQASLVRLQLSYIDIVMIHKVDPMCPMEEIVRAMNYVISKGWVMYWGTSRWTPVEIMEAYTNCRQFNCVTPIVEQAEYHLFYREKPELYMPELYNKIGVGLMAWSTVTIGMVSSKPEDYGVSFLSRSSYKNKYSSFSWTEDETQSLYKEEYGWKEKSGDDETRKYSDKLRDVCALAERLGCSFGQLAIAWSLKNESVQCLLLGASNIDQLYESLQSLQLIPKLNANIMNEIERILDNKPSRPPMISTLALR
- the Hk gene encoding potassium voltage-gated channel subfamily A regulatory beta subunit hyperkinetic isoform X3, giving the protein MSRLMLCNLGNTSTAGNDTNNNANTNSSMEDDDYYPLPTIYRCRAPIASLDCMEEFNGGGGGGGGGGGGGGGGGGVDSGVHCSNTAGTKEQLLTNCIAAQAQRLQHPSPGTWTTFGIGGCGNEETAEAVVALAYDSGINVFDLSEAHSGHRAEIQFGRILLRRAWNRSSYVVTTKIYWNTKADGRGLSRKHIIESVQASLVRLQLSYIDIVMIHKVDPMCPMEEIVRAMNYVISKGWVMYWGTSRWTPVEIMEAYTNCRQFNCVTPIVEQAEYHLFYREKPELYMPELYNKIGVGLMAWSTVTIGMVSSKPEDYGVSFLSRSSYKNKYSSFSWTEDETQSLYKEQEYGWKEKSGDDETRKYSDKLRDVCALAERLGCSFGQLAIAWSLKNESVQCLLLGASNIDQLYESLQSLQLIPKLNANIMNEIERILDNKPSRPPMISTLALR
- the Hk gene encoding potassium voltage-gated channel subfamily A regulatory beta subunit hyperkinetic isoform X1, yielding MSRLMLCNLGNTSTAGNDTNNNANTNSSMEDDDYYPLPTIYRCRAPIASLDCMEEFNGGGGGGGGGGGGGGGGGGVDSGVHCSNTAGTKEQLLTNCIAAQAQRLQHPSPGIRYRNLGKSGLRVSNVGLGTWTTFGIGGCGNEETAEAVVALAYDSGINVFDLSEAHSGHRAEIQFGRILLRRAWNRSSYVVTTKIYWNTKADGRGLSRKHIIESVQASLVRLQLSYIDIVMIHKVDPMCPMEEIVRAMNYVISKGWVMYWGTSRWTPVEIMEAYTNCRQFNCVTPIVEQAEYHLFYREKPELYMPELYNKIGVGLMAWSTVTIGMVSSKPEDYGVSFLSRSSYKNKYSSFSWTEDETQSLYKEQEYGWKEKSGDDETRKYSDKLRDVCALAERLGCSFGQLAIAWSLKNESVQCLLLGASNIDQLYESLQSLQLIPKLNANIMNEIERILDNKPSRPPMISTLALR